One Chloroflexota bacterium DNA window includes the following coding sequences:
- a CDS encoding aryldialkylphosphatase — protein sequence MTGDIPAGSLGRTDYHEHLLQSSSLMRGDELDDVARSTHEATALRSAGIDALVELTPIGLGRRPEGLRDIATRSGMTIVASTGVHQEAHYPDRHWLREMTADDLAERFVGDLMEGMNADDRSSTPPPATDVRAGVIKVGIGYWHISTFERNVLAAAGAAHRRTGAPVVCHLEQGTAGFEVAALLEEEGVPRHRLALAHVDRNPDAELHLELAASGVYLGYDGAGRAKYWPDSILIECLLAVARGGAADRILLGGDVARRSSFASYGGLPGMAYLPTRFIPRLTAAAGPALLDAVLVTNPARLLAWPA from the coding sequence GTGACGGGCGACATACCCGCTGGATCGCTCGGGCGCACCGACTACCACGAGCACCTCCTCCAGAGTAGTTCTCTGATGCGTGGCGACGAGTTGGATGACGTGGCCCGCTCCACTCACGAAGCGACCGCGCTCCGGTCGGCGGGAATCGATGCTCTCGTCGAGCTAACCCCCATCGGCCTCGGCAGGCGTCCGGAGGGCCTGCGAGACATCGCCACGCGGTCAGGCATGACGATCGTCGCGAGCACAGGCGTGCATCAAGAGGCGCATTACCCGGACAGGCATTGGCTTCGCGAGATGACCGCGGACGACTTGGCGGAGCGCTTCGTTGGTGACCTCATGGAGGGCATGAACGCCGATGACCGATCGTCGACTCCGCCACCGGCGACCGATGTGCGTGCCGGTGTAATCAAGGTCGGCATTGGCTACTGGCACATATCGACGTTCGAGCGCAACGTGTTGGCGGCGGCGGGCGCTGCGCACCGACGAACCGGCGCGCCGGTCGTTTGCCATCTTGAGCAGGGAACGGCGGGCTTCGAGGTCGCAGCGCTCCTCGAAGAGGAAGGCGTCCCGCGCCACCGACTCGCGCTCGCCCACGTCGACCGCAACCCCGACGCGGAGCTCCACCTCGAGCTCGCCGCCTCGGGAGTGTACCTGGGCTATGACGGAGCGGGACGGGCGAAGTACTGGCCAGACTCCATCCTCATTGAGTGCCTTCTTGCAGTTGCGCGGGGCGGAGCTGCCGACCGCATTCTGCTCGGTGGGGACGTCGCGCGGCGCTCCTCGTTCGCGTCCTATGGGGGGCTCCCGGGGATGGCATACCTTCCGACCCGCTTCATTCCGCGCCTCACCGCAGCTGCCGGTCCGGCCCTCCTCGATGCCGTGCTCGTGACGAATCCCGCACGCCTGTTGGCGTGGCCGGCGTAG
- a CDS encoding phosphoglycerate dehydrogenase produces MDKDRTVLVTTRSFGGGEKDPEALLRAEGLNVVRGDPGHELVALLPHLARAEGWIAGTAPIGAEHLDAAPMLRIVARYGVGVDSVDLDAARRRGVIVTNTPGANAEAVADLTIGLALAALRGIVEGDRAVRAGHWSGKVGRELGECTVGIVGYGRIGRAVHRRLNGFGSRVVAHDPYAVDVDIPLVSLAELVRVADIVTLHAPATPRPLIDGTLLTAMRPGAILVNTARAALIDEAAVAELLRTGRLGALATDVLSTEDHGRSPLLDAPNVIVTPHIAGQSVQAVDRMGMSAARECVRVLVRGEAPEHPVSAGASA; encoded by the coding sequence GTGGATAAGGACCGGACCGTCCTCGTTACGACGCGGTCGTTCGGCGGCGGCGAGAAGGATCCAGAGGCTCTGCTTCGCGCCGAGGGCCTGAACGTCGTCCGCGGCGATCCGGGCCATGAGTTGGTCGCGCTCCTGCCGCACCTCGCCCGCGCCGAGGGATGGATCGCCGGCACCGCTCCGATCGGCGCAGAGCATCTCGACGCAGCGCCGATGTTGAGGATCGTGGCCCGCTACGGGGTCGGCGTCGACAGCGTCGACCTCGACGCCGCTCGTCGCCGAGGCGTGATCGTCACCAACACCCCCGGTGCCAACGCCGAGGCCGTCGCCGACTTGACCATCGGGCTGGCACTTGCCGCCCTGCGCGGCATCGTCGAGGGTGACCGTGCAGTGCGGGCGGGCCATTGGTCCGGCAAGGTAGGGCGCGAGCTCGGCGAGTGCACGGTCGGGATCGTCGGCTACGGCCGGATCGGTCGGGCCGTCCACCGGCGTCTCAACGGCTTCGGGTCGCGAGTGGTGGCGCACGATCCATATGCGGTTGACGTCGACATCCCGCTCGTTTCGCTCGCGGAGCTGGTCCGTGTGGCCGACATCGTCACGCTCCACGCCCCCGCGACGCCCAGGCCCCTCATCGACGGCACGCTGCTCACGGCCATGAGACCCGGCGCCATCCTCGTGAACACGGCGCGCGCGGCGCTCATCGACGAGGCCGCCGTCGCGGAGCTGCTGCGCACGGGCCGGCTCGGAGCGCTGGCGACCGACGTCCTCAGCACGGAAGACCATGGCCGGAGCCCGCTCCTCGACGCGCCGAATGTCATTGTCACGCCGCATATCGCAGGGCAGAGTGTTCAGGCCGTCGACCGAATGGGGATGAGCGCCGCACGTGAGTGCGTGCGGGTCCTCGTGCGCGGCGAGGCTCCGGAGCATCCGGTCAGCGCAGGAGCCTCGGCGTGA
- a CDS encoding ABC transporter ATP-binding protein: MSTEPVLEAHDLAKRYGRRTWALTGIDLSIPEGGITALVGPNAAGKSTLIKTWIGFERPTRGGVRVAGIDPWKDRSAVLGQVGYVPQSPALYDGLSVDDHLDLAVQLRPDFDQHYARLRLDQLGIPPDQGAKSLSGGQQAQVALALALGTRARILLLDEPLASLDPLARREFLHVLTDAVRSDGATALLSSHIVTDVEQACDRLVVLGVGKILLHDTVADAKATHWMATDGAATGDGEVIGSFGGPAGERLTLMRGSTRSEGENLRPASLEEVVLGYLASGRGKPGEAAA; encoded by the coding sequence ATGAGCACAGAGCCCGTACTGGAGGCGCACGACCTCGCCAAGCGGTACGGACGTCGCACGTGGGCGCTGACGGGGATCGACCTCTCCATTCCGGAGGGGGGCATCACCGCGCTGGTCGGGCCGAACGCTGCGGGCAAGTCAACGCTGATCAAGACCTGGATCGGCTTCGAGCGTCCGACGCGCGGCGGCGTGAGGGTGGCCGGCATCGATCCGTGGAAGGACCGCTCCGCAGTGCTTGGGCAGGTCGGCTACGTCCCGCAGTCGCCGGCGCTGTACGACGGGCTGAGCGTCGACGACCACCTGGACCTGGCCGTTCAGCTGCGTCCCGATTTCGATCAGCACTATGCCCGGCTGCGGCTGGATCAGCTCGGCATTCCTCCCGATCAGGGGGCGAAGTCACTCTCTGGCGGCCAGCAGGCGCAGGTGGCGCTCGCCCTGGCTCTCGGCACACGTGCCAGGATCCTCCTTCTCGACGAGCCACTGGCCAGCCTCGACCCTCTGGCACGGCGCGAGTTCCTGCACGTCCTGACCGATGCGGTCCGTTCCGACGGCGCCACCGCGCTCCTCTCGAGCCACATCGTCACCGACGTGGAACAGGCGTGCGACAGGCTGGTGGTGCTGGGCGTGGGCAAGATCCTGCTGCACGACACGGTGGCAGACGCCAAGGCGACCCACTGGATGGCGACCGATGGCGCCGCAACAGGCGATGGCGAGGTGATTGGCTCGTTCGGTGGCCCCGCAGGTGAGCGCCTGACCCTGATGCGAGGATCAACCCGTTCTGAGGGAGAGAACCTTCGCCCCGCGTCGCTCGAAGAGGTCGTGCTCGGCTACCTGGCCTCGGGCCGTGGCAAGCCGGGCGAGGCGGCCGCGTGA
- a CDS encoding shikimate dehydrogenase, whose translation MTRTADTLAFVGVTATRSSINRLFPQWASALGITGTVLEPIDLPLDTDPAAYRAVIADLRDDTCVRGALVTTHKVRILDAASNLFDELDEHARLLGEVSCISKRDGRFIGQAKDVITGGRALDAFVPPGHFASGAEVLCFGAGGAGLAIAVHLLAERPAADRPRRVALVNRTAPRLDACRSVFEWLGVADRVELVCNEVPEKNDRRMAALPGGSLVINATGMGKDRPGSPLTDAARFPEGGIAWELNYRGKLRFLEQASRQRAQLEAVEDGWRYFVHGWSEVIGEVFGIRIDRAMLRRLSVIAKAERL comes from the coding sequence GTGACGCGGACTGCCGACACCCTCGCCTTCGTCGGCGTGACCGCGACGCGCAGCTCGATCAACCGTCTCTTCCCGCAGTGGGCCAGCGCCCTTGGCATCACCGGTACGGTGCTCGAGCCCATCGACTTGCCGCTCGACACCGATCCGGCAGCCTACCGGGCGGTGATCGCCGATCTTCGCGACGACACCTGCGTACGCGGTGCGCTCGTCACCACGCACAAGGTCCGCATCCTCGACGCGGCAAGCAATCTCTTCGACGAGCTTGACGAGCACGCGCGACTTCTCGGCGAGGTGTCGTGCATCTCGAAACGCGACGGACGGTTCATCGGGCAGGCGAAGGACGTGATCACCGGCGGACGAGCGCTCGACGCGTTCGTGCCTCCCGGGCACTTTGCGTCAGGCGCAGAGGTTCTGTGCTTCGGGGCGGGCGGCGCCGGCCTAGCGATCGCCGTCCATCTTCTTGCGGAGCGACCCGCGGCGGACCGCCCTCGACGCGTGGCGCTCGTGAATCGGACAGCGCCTAGGCTTGACGCCTGCCGATCGGTCTTCGAGTGGCTCGGCGTCGCCGATCGCGTCGAGCTCGTCTGCAACGAGGTCCCGGAGAAGAACGATCGACGCATGGCCGCGCTGCCTGGCGGATCGCTCGTCATCAACGCCACCGGCATGGGAAAGGACCGTCCGGGCTCACCGCTCACCGACGCCGCACGGTTCCCCGAGGGTGGCATCGCGTGGGAGCTCAACTATCGCGGCAAGCTTCGGTTCCTCGAGCAGGCTTCGAGGCAGCGTGCGCAGCTCGAGGCGGTGGAGGATGGCTGGCGCTACTTCGTCCATGGGTGGAGCGAGGTGATCGGGGAGGTCTTCGGAATCCGGATCGACAGGGCGATGCTCAGGCGGCTGTCGGTGATCGCAAAGGCCGAACGCCTGTGA
- a CDS encoding MFS transporter, translated as MAPEPAPNEHARAVERTYLTLTLLSTLASSFIWGINTIFLLDAGLNNAEAFAANAFFTLGMVIFEIPTGVFADTRGRRFSYLLGAATLLVSTLLYLVMWQIHAPLWGWAIASILLGLGFTFFSGATEAWLVDALHGTGFQGHLEHVFGRAQTVTGAAMLGGTVAGGLVAQLTNLGVPYIIRAAMFGVTLLVAWRFMRDIGFSPDSDASAVTAVRNVLRGSIDGGLRNPPVRWLMLAVPFTAGTGIYIFYAAQPYLLELYGDPTAYSIAGLAAAIFAGVQIAGGLLVPYVRRLFRRRTDALLIGGVLGVAFLAVLGLKPGFMVALALLAAWSLIGAVTRPMRSAFLNDVIPSEQRATVLSFDSLMGSAGGVVAQPVLGRVADGGGYAASYLISAGVQLVALPLVFLARLEKSPADPITDVDEVIEPT; from the coding sequence ATGGCGCCCGAGCCCGCCCCCAACGAGCATGCACGAGCCGTCGAGCGCACCTACTTGACCCTGACCCTGCTGAGCACGCTCGCCTCGTCGTTCATCTGGGGCATCAACACCATCTTCCTGCTCGATGCCGGACTTAACAATGCCGAGGCGTTCGCGGCCAATGCCTTCTTCACCCTGGGGATGGTCATCTTCGAGATCCCTACCGGCGTGTTTGCGGACACGCGCGGCCGCCGCTTCTCGTACCTGCTGGGCGCCGCCACGCTCCTGGTCTCAACGCTTCTCTACCTCGTGATGTGGCAGATCCACGCTCCGCTGTGGGGCTGGGCGATTGCCTCCATCCTGCTGGGCCTGGGATTCACCTTCTTCTCGGGCGCCACCGAAGCCTGGCTGGTCGACGCTCTGCACGGCACCGGATTCCAGGGCCACCTGGAACATGTCTTCGGTCGGGCGCAGACGGTGACCGGAGCGGCCATGCTGGGTGGCACGGTCGCGGGCGGGCTCGTCGCCCAGCTCACCAACCTGGGCGTTCCATACATCATCCGCGCGGCGATGTTCGGTGTGACCCTGCTGGTGGCCTGGCGCTTCATGCGGGACATCGGCTTCTCGCCGGACAGCGATGCGAGCGCGGTCACCGCCGTCCGCAACGTCCTCAGGGGGTCCATCGATGGCGGCCTGCGCAACCCGCCGGTGCGCTGGCTGATGCTGGCGGTCCCATTCACGGCCGGCACCGGCATCTACATCTTCTACGCCGCGCAGCCCTACCTGCTGGAGCTGTACGGGGACCCAACCGCCTACAGCATCGCGGGCCTGGCCGCGGCGATCTTCGCCGGGGTGCAGATCGCCGGGGGGCTCCTGGTGCCCTACGTCCGTCGGCTGTTCCGGCGCCGGACCGATGCGCTGCTGATCGGCGGCGTGCTGGGCGTCGCCTTCCTGGCGGTGCTGGGTCTCAAGCCGGGCTTCATGGTGGCCCTGGCACTTCTGGCAGCCTGGTCCCTCATCGGCGCTGTGACGAGGCCAATGCGATCGGCCTTCCTGAACGACGTCATCCCCTCCGAGCAGCGCGCCACGGTGCTGTCCTTCGACTCGCTGATGGGATCCGCGGGCGGCGTGGTGGCGCAGCCCGTGCTGGGCCGCGTCGCAGATGGCGGCGGCTACGCGGCCTCGTACCTGATCTCGGCCGGGGTGCAGCTGGTCGCGCTGCCGCTGGTCTTCCTGGCGCGCCTCGAGAAGTCACCCGCGGACCCGATCACCGACGTTGACGAGGTGATCGAGCCCACATGA
- a CDS encoding response regulator transcription factor produces the protein MTAPTRVAAGVTVFVVDDHELFRSGVRSELSRSCRIVGDAGTVEEAVAGIVDADPDVVLLDVHMPAGGGRGVIEGVRAEGSRAQFLALSVSDAAEDVIGIIRAGARGYVTKSISADELVAAVQRVHDGDVVFSPRLAGFVLDAFAGESDQPIDPELDLLTARERETLRFIARGYTYKEVATELHISVKTVETHVSAVLRKLQLSNRYELTRWASDRRLI, from the coding sequence GTGACCGCGCCGACCCGAGTGGCGGCTGGCGTAACCGTCTTCGTCGTCGACGACCACGAGCTGTTCCGCTCCGGGGTGCGCTCGGAGCTGAGCCGCAGCTGTCGGATCGTGGGCGACGCGGGGACCGTCGAGGAGGCGGTGGCCGGGATCGTCGATGCTGACCCGGATGTGGTCCTCCTCGACGTCCACATGCCGGCCGGAGGCGGTCGCGGGGTGATCGAGGGGGTGCGGGCCGAGGGTTCCAGGGCGCAGTTCTTGGCGCTCTCGGTGTCGGATGCCGCGGAGGACGTGATCGGCATCATCCGGGCGGGCGCCCGTGGCTACGTGACCAAGTCCATTTCGGCCGACGAGCTCGTCGCCGCGGTCCAGCGCGTCCACGATGGAGACGTCGTCTTCTCGCCGCGCCTGGCGGGCTTCGTGCTGGACGCGTTCGCCGGCGAGTCCGACCAGCCGATCGACCCGGAGCTCGACCTCCTCACCGCCCGGGAGCGCGAGACGCTGCGCTTCATCGCGCGCGGCTACACCTACAAGGAGGTCGCCACCGAGCTTCACATCTCGGTCAAGACCGTCGAAACCCACGTCTCGGCCGTGCTTCGCAAGCTCCAGCTCTCGAACCGATACGAGCTGACCCGCTGGGCCTCGGACCGCCGCCTGATCTAG
- a CDS encoding PspC domain-containing protein, producing MAQVGVRRGRGELAGAARARLERSRSDRVIGGVAAGIGNHLGVEPIFVRFAFVALSLALGFGVVVYLLAWLLAPEEAVDAATAPRRGPLVRPTLGQALGGALILGGVFLLVFVSGFWFGETLAWPISLAAIGFAILWARSGDERGGRWPLDAVLTRRVSLLRLGIGISLIVGAMAIFLGYNASLDVAGPMVLAALVAIGGLGLILGPWAWNLVRELIEERSQRVRTEARAEMAAHLHDSVLQTLALIQRSPAQREMVTLARTQERELRAWLYGRAPTQAGAQLRDAIDAMAGRVERDQQVKVEAIVVGEADLDEHARALVSAVGEATLNAARHSGSTEVSVYVEVEDEAISAYVRDHGTGFDPTEVAADRRGIADSIIGRMERHGGTALVDSRPGAGTEIGMRLPRKPS from the coding sequence ATGGCACAGGTCGGCGTCCGGCGAGGAAGGGGGGAGCTGGCCGGCGCCGCGCGTGCGCGATTGGAGCGCAGCCGAAGCGACCGCGTCATCGGTGGCGTGGCGGCCGGCATTGGCAACCACCTGGGCGTCGAGCCGATCTTCGTGCGCTTCGCATTCGTGGCGCTCAGCCTCGCGCTCGGATTCGGTGTCGTGGTGTATCTGCTCGCGTGGCTGCTGGCCCCCGAGGAGGCAGTCGATGCCGCGACGGCGCCTCGACGAGGCCCGCTGGTCCGGCCCACGCTCGGCCAGGCCCTGGGTGGAGCGCTGATCCTGGGCGGCGTGTTCCTGCTCGTGTTCGTCAGCGGCTTCTGGTTCGGCGAGACCCTGGCCTGGCCTATCTCGCTGGCCGCCATCGGCTTCGCCATCCTGTGGGCCCGCTCGGGCGATGAGCGCGGCGGACGCTGGCCGCTTGACGCCGTGCTCACCCGCCGCGTCTCGCTCCTGCGGCTGGGCATCGGAATCTCTCTGATCGTCGGCGCCATGGCCATCTTCCTGGGCTACAACGCCTCGCTCGATGTCGCCGGGCCGATGGTGCTGGCCGCGCTCGTCGCGATCGGCGGGCTCGGACTCATCCTGGGGCCGTGGGCCTGGAACCTGGTCCGCGAGCTGATCGAGGAGCGCAGCCAGCGCGTGCGGACCGAGGCGCGCGCCGAGATGGCGGCGCACCTCCACGACTCGGTGCTGCAGACCCTGGCCCTTATTCAGCGCTCGCCGGCGCAGCGCGAGATGGTGACTCTGGCGCGCACCCAGGAGCGCGAGCTGCGCGCGTGGCTGTACGGGCGGGCTCCAACGCAGGCCGGTGCGCAGTTGCGGGACGCGATCGACGCCATGGCCGGCCGGGTGGAGCGTGACCAGCAGGTCAAGGTCGAGGCGATCGTGGTTGGCGAGGCCGATCTCGACGAGCACGCCCGCGCACTCGTCTCGGCGGTCGGCGAGGCCACGCTCAACGCCGCGCGGCACTCGGGATCGACGGAGGTATCGGTCTACGTCGAGGTCGAAGATGAGGCGATCAGCGCATATGTGCGCGACCACGGCACCGGCTTCGACCCGACGGAGGTCGCTGCGGACCGGCGGGGGATTGCGGACTCGATCATCGGGCGGATGGAGCGCCACGGCGGGACTGCGCTCGTGGACAGCCGGCCCGGCGCAGGGACTGAGATCGGGATGCGGCTCCCGAGGAAGCCGTCGTGA
- a CDS encoding PspC domain-containing protein gives MTGQRSERTGAPPRLLRRRTSDRVLGGVAGGLGDYFNVDPLLIRIAFVGLMIFGGAGLVLYVVGWLLIPADGENVSNIEGFFRRLGLTSQRLAWIALAFVVFIVVIAGAPVGGPLDGSGTVFIGPLPGVNQWTLWAVAIIVVGIVMLRRRESPAPAPPAPPATPAMTAEATIPAQPSTPAVTAVKAAPRPRSPLALYTYGAILLSIGLLALASQMADVSVSPGQFFGTALAVLGIGLVVGAWWGRARILILVAFLLAPMAIVASFITAPLAGGIGDHRYTPVTAAEVRDEYRSLGGRLILDLTDLKTGPRTIHISVSVAVGQLVVILPENATVELRTRVGAGDSVVLGSQDVGTSLDSSYVRHHFNPISYILDLEMGIGQVFVTDSRINW, from the coding sequence ATGACCGGCCAACGCTCAGAACGCACCGGCGCCCCGCCGCGCCTCCTTCGACGGCGAACGAGCGATCGGGTGCTGGGGGGCGTCGCAGGCGGACTCGGGGACTACTTCAATGTCGATCCGCTCCTGATCCGCATCGCCTTCGTGGGGCTGATGATCTTCGGCGGCGCCGGTCTCGTCCTCTATGTCGTGGGCTGGCTGCTGATCCCCGCGGACGGCGAGAACGTTTCGAACATCGAGGGCTTCTTCCGCCGCCTCGGACTCACGTCGCAGCGCCTTGCCTGGATTGCACTCGCCTTCGTCGTCTTCATCGTGGTGATCGCCGGCGCGCCGGTGGGCGGACCGCTCGACGGCTCGGGAACAGTGTTCATCGGCCCGCTGCCCGGGGTGAATCAGTGGACGCTGTGGGCGGTTGCGATCATCGTCGTGGGGATCGTGATGCTTCGACGTCGCGAGTCGCCGGCTCCGGCGCCCCCGGCGCCCCCAGCGACCCCTGCCATGACCGCCGAAGCGACGATCCCCGCGCAACCGTCCACCCCCGCGGTGACGGCGGTGAAGGCCGCGCCGCGGCCGCGCTCACCGCTCGCCCTCTACACGTATGGCGCGATCCTGCTGAGCATCGGGCTGTTGGCGCTCGCCAGCCAGATGGCCGACGTGTCAGTCTCACCTGGCCAGTTCTTCGGGACGGCGCTGGCTGTGCTGGGGATCGGCCTGGTGGTCGGCGCGTGGTGGGGGCGCGCCCGGATCCTGATTCTGGTCGCGTTCCTGCTCGCCCCGATGGCGATCGTGGCCAGCTTCATCACCGCGCCACTCGCGGGCGGGATCGGCGATCACCGGTACACGCCGGTCACGGCGGCCGAGGTGAGGGACGAGTACCGTTCGCTTGGCGGTCGGCTGATCCTCGACCTGACCGACCTGAAGACAGGCCCGCGCACCATCCACATCTCGGTGAGCGTGGCTGTGGGTCAGCTGGTCGTGATCCTGCCCGAAAATGCAACGGTCGAGCTGCGCACCCGGGTCGGGGCGGGCGACTCGGTGGTCCTCGGCTCACAGGACGTCGGCACGAGCCTTGACAGCAGCTATGTTCGCCACCATTTCAACCCGATCAGCTACATCCTGGATCTCGAAATGGGTATCGGCCAGGTGTTCGTGACCGACTCGAGGATCAACTGGTGA